One Amaranthus tricolor cultivar Red isolate AtriRed21 chromosome 1, ASM2621246v1, whole genome shotgun sequence DNA window includes the following coding sequences:
- the LOC130811069 gene encoding transcription factor bHLH101-like, which produces MLAMSSLICPNFGWEYPLELGTYQNFDTFDLDYVFLPNSCDSTQDYHENQNESPQSTNSHGNTSSINHYDNVNRSESLQGNTSSTDQFDDPKLVKKFNHNASERERRKKINSMYASLRALLPTTNQKRKPSIPTTVARVLEYIPQLQNEVKNLTQKKELLLSKMGAFHEEKCEINPIINNKETSSNCLISTNKLGNQEMVIQISAFERTPIYEALLFLEKNHHFVIDVNSFQSFGGRTFYNIHLWVEGNYTVNLEKLKEVLTFHGES; this is translated from the exons atgttGGCAATGTCTAGTCTAATTTGCCCTAATTTTGGATGGGAGTATCCCTTAGAATTAGGGACATACCAAAACTTTGATACATTTGATTTAGATTATGTATTTCTTCCTAATAGTTGTGATTCAACTCAAGATTAccatgaaaatcaaaatgaatcgCCACAAAGTACAAATTCACACGGCAATACGAGTTCAATTAATCATTATGATAATGTAAATCGTAGTGAATCACTACAAG GTAATACGAGTTCAACGGATCAATTTGATGATCCAAAATTAGTGAAGAAGTTTAATCATAATGCAAGtgaaagagaaagaagaaaaaagattAATAGCATGTATGCGTCTCTACGTGCCTTGCTTCCTACAACCAATCAAAAG AGAAAACCAAGCATTCCAACAACAGTTGCAAGGGTGCTAGAATATATACCTCAGCTACAAAATGAAGTGAAGAATTTAACTCAAAAAAAGGAACTTCTTTTATCAAAAATGGGAGCATTTCATGAAGAAAAATGTGAAATAAAtcctattattaataataaggaAACATCATCTAATTGTTTAATATCTACAAATAAATTGGGAAATCAAGAAATGGTGATCCAAATATCAGCATTTGAGAGAACACCAATTTATGAAGCACTTCTTTTTCTTGAAAAGAATCATCATTTTGTCATTGATGTTAATTCTTTTCAATCCTTTGGAGGAAGGACATTCTACAATATACATTTATGg GTGGAAGGAAACTATACCGTGAACTTAGAAAAGTTGAAAGAGGTCCTCACATTCCATGGCGAATCTTGA